The following DNA comes from Aquila chrysaetos chrysaetos chromosome 9, bAquChr1.4, whole genome shotgun sequence.
CTTTCATCACACCCCTGCGTGAAAAATACCTGCAGCCTATAACGGCACTGCTTTATCCTGATGTGGGAGGTGCTTGCCTGGACAGCCATAAAGCATTTGTGGTCAAGTACTCGCTCCACGAAGATCTGGATTTGAGCTCTCACTATGACAATGCAGAAGTCACCTTAAACGTTTCACTGGGAAAGGACTTCACAGAAGGCAGCTTGTACTTTGGGGATTTCAGCCAGGTACTGAGCATATTTCTAATCTGGACCCCGATTCTCTTCCCCACTAACCCCTCACCCCCCAGTTTCAAGGCATTAACTGTGTTCTAAAAAACAATTATTCACTTCTGACAGTCAAACCTGCTCTgtcccttcccccttttttaaaatgtcttggTTATACAGGAGCCTTTTCTGCTATTTCCAGGGGACAGGAGGAGTAAAAGCTCCCATACACTGGTGAAACAGTTTTTTTGATTGAAACTCTGTCTTTAAATTCCCTCTGCACCTGGCACCGGGAATGTCTTACTGGAAAACCATTGTACTAAACTGCTGCCAGGCCACCACTGAAGTGGCTGCATTTCGGAGGTGCAGTGAGTTCTCTCCATGTTGTTCACTGGGTGCTGTGGGTGAAGAGGTGACAAGTAAAAGTTTCAACTGTTTGAGCATTGTTCTGCTAGGGACTTTCTGGTATAATGCGCTATCCGCCTCCCTTTGTTCCAGGAACCTACCCCTGTGCCAAAGTACATAGAGATCGAACATGTGGTTGCCCAGGGGCTGTTACACCGAGGAGGGCAGATCCACGGGGCGCTTCCCATTGCCTCTGGGGAGCGCTGGAACCTCATTATTTGGATGAGATCATCTGCCATCCGCAACCGGCTCTGCCCCATGTGCAACAAGAAACCTGAGCTGGTGGAAGCAGAGGGGTTTGGAGATGGGTTCACAGAAACCCTGGACGATGATGTGCCCGAGACTGTGAATCTCTGTTCCTTGTGGTAGCAGACAGTAGAGCCTGATTTCTCCAGACCAAGTTGCCTAAAGCTCCTTTCTGACCTCTCAGACTGCACTAACAGACTCTTTGATGGATGCACGAGTCACGTAAGAAGTAGCTAACATCTTGGAAAGTGATGTAAAACCAATCCTGAGGGGGTTAGGGAAGCCAGCTGCTTGGACAGCTGGAGAAGCTGGTACTCAGCTTGCCAGGGTTCACGCTCgggctggagagcaggaggaCCGCTTGGAAGCCGTCGAAGGCCATAACATTTTGATACACTGCAAAGgctctgtaaatattttcaggtgTACGGGGAAAACACCCAAAGCTGCTTGGCCTTTGTGAAGACCTTTGTGCCAACAGCAGCATCACAGGTCCTGCTGTAAACGGACAAGAATGGTACAGTAAAGCCCTGCACTTATCACTGCTCTGCTATTCACAGGGACTCCTGTCCTCTTCCAGGGGAAGAGCTTTTTGTTGCTGGGTGACAGTGAAGGATCTGCTCAAAAGTGAGATACAGGTGATTCACCGCAGGCTGCTAAGAATGACATGGAATTATCATCACCGGAGGTTTACCTAACCCAGGCTCAGAAAAATCCATCAGGAGCAGTACAGGGAGAGCTGGTCCCATAGGGTAAGCTGAGAGGATCTCTCAAGGCCTCCATGAGCTCTCCTGAGCAGAAATTTCCCTTTCAAAGATTCTGTGAACCTTACTAAGCAAACAGAAACGGGCTTTAGCGACAAAGCGCTGGGAGCCACCTGCAACATAGCAAAACTTTCCAGAGGAAGGCAAGAGCGTACCTTTAACTCCCTTCCTTTAGTTACATGAACaagtgaaaatataaaataaccaTCTCAACCTGAGTGCAGCAGGCAGGCCTGGGGCTTCTTAATTTGTTGCCAAGATCCCCTGGCAGCTGGCGTGTTACGAGGGTCGAGTGCTTTCCCCGTCTTAACTGCTGGCTGGCTGAAACCACGAACTCTCCCATCTACAAAACCAATTAAAGAAGCCAGATATCTTTTGATTTGGTGGCTGCGTTTGGCTCTGTGGAAGATTAATTGTATGTATTTGAATCACACATAGGTAACTGCATTTATAAGGGGCTTTTTGATTCATTTGTTGAACTGCAATAATTACACCGTGTGGACTTTGCATAATTGTGAAAGGCTGAACGTGAGCCAGTAGGGCTCGCACAAAGGGTGCTGATTTAAGCCTTCCCAGCAGATCCGCTCTATTTTTGGCTGGGGATGCCATTAGCACACAGCACCAATTAGCTTTTCATTAGCAAAACCCATTAAAATTGCATCTCGGGAAGGAAACGGGCTGTTGTATTTGTGCACGGAGCCAAAGGGCTGGTCTCAAGAAACTCAGTCGTGAAGTCTTCATTTCCTTCACCAGAAAACGTTAGCGCTTCCTAACTGCGCCCGAATTAGGGCCCAAAAATTAAGCTAAAGGGCGAGACTAGGGCGGgccgcccccggggcggggcggggcggggcggggcggggcagggcaggccCGGCGGACCCCGGAACCAAAGAGCGCGGCCCAGCTGCCGGCCGGCCCCCGCGGACACCGGCCGGAAGTGGGCGGGGGCAGGTCAGCGCGGACCCGGCGGCGGGTGCCCCGCTCGGTGCCGGCGGGGCGGTGCGGggcctggcccggcccggccgcggtgagtccctcccctcccttccttcctcccctccttcctcctcttacctgcggcggggccgggccggctgAGGAGGCGGGGGGCACACGCATGCGCGCTGCGGTGGCACTCGATGGCgggggagggtggtggtggtggtctgTTAAAGAGCCGGACACGCGGGGCCGCGCTCTTAAAGGGGACGCGCCTTACGCCGGTCTCTTAAAGGGCCAGCGCACCTAGTACTGACCTCTTAAAGGGCCAGCGCCCCTGGTGCTAAGCTCGGAAGGGGCcgcccccccagcagcagcggcCGGGCTTCCCGCCGAGGCCCGGGCCCGGGCGAAGCTGGGTGGGCAGGAGGAGTCACCCCGCTGTGGCCACGAACCTGGTGGCGAGGTGGAGGCGAGAGCACAGCTCTGGGCCTCGACCACCCTGGGGTGCTCGCGGCGATGGATTCGGGGCTCGTCCCCTTCCCGCGGCGTCGCCCCCTACTCTGCGGGATGCTCCTGTCCGCACCCAACTCCGCATCCGTTGACCCTGACGCCACGTCCACGGGTGGAGCGGACCCCAGACCCAAACGCCGTCCCGCCAGCAAGGCCCTGGTGCGAGGGACGGCTGCTGGGTGCGTGTCGATGAAGGACTCTCATCCTCAGAAACTTCCCTGAGTGTCCTTAATcgttttgggtttgtgttttgttttttttttttctgattgaaaTTTCCGTTTGGAAATCAACCAAGGGTCCGATTCACTTGGGAGCAAATCGCCACTTAGGAATGCCGAGGTGGTAAACATGCAATTAAGTGCAGTAGTTGGAAGGTGACTGTGAGAAAGCATTTCCCAGATACTGCTCTGCCGACAGTgccagtttgttttttaaattaatgagaGCATATATCATGCCGTCCCTGGCCTGTGGCTGTTGGCAGCTGGTTGGGCTGATGGACGGGGATGCCAGCTCAATGCataatctgttttctaaaagcaaattggaatattaaaaattcattccTCCCCTTGGCTCGCGCCTGCTCTCGGCATTTTAAATAATGGGGTGATTGACTCCGTGTTCAGCTTGGGGAGGATGTTTCGTTCTGCTGACTGTTGCCGCAGCATCGATCATACCTTGCTGGCATCTGTCTGTGGGTGCAGCGTCCTCCCGATGGCTCCCAGCCCCATGGGGCTGTCACGGCCCATAGCTGCCAGGGGTTGTCCTGGGGCACAGCATTGCCTGCAAACCCTGACCTTGGCGGGGATCAGCCCGATTCTCTCTTAGTCATCACATCTACGGACAAACGCGAGAAGTGCGGGGAAAGCCTGGTAGAGGTTTCACACCGAACCTGCTTGGGGATGGTTGTCTCGAGGTGGGCgagggctgcccagggagggcagtgctgtgcctgcacagccccagctctccaCTGAGGGCTCCGTTTTGTGGGTTGGTGAAATTCATTTTGGCCATGCTGTGTGATGGGTAACCCCGACCTATCCCTGCATGTCGGGAGCTCAGCAAGAGCAGTCGTGAGCAGAGAGGGAGTTTAATGGGAGCAGGTCTTCCAGGGCTGATTGGTTCAGGTTTGGATCTAAGGGTTTTGGGGCTGCCGGACGTGTTGCCGCTGAGTGAGGGTGGTCTCCCCCATGGCACTGATGTAACCCATTCCCTCCAGGGGCTGACGCACGATGGCCCACAGCCAGTCTCGGAAGCGATCGCGAAGCAGGAGCAAAAGCAAGTCTCGGAGCAgacaggagaggagggagaagaaaaggaggaaaagcagcaaggacTCACACCGGGGCAGCAGGTCTCCTCCAAGGAAGCGGACCTCTGGGTCTCACAGACACAAGTCGAGCTCAGCGGCAGCTAGGGAAGGTAGGGGAAAGGCCTGCGACCCCGCACTTTCACCACATTTTCCTGGGGCGGGTGTACAGAGGGGGCCCAGGTGGGAGAAGGGGGTCCCTGCTTTTAGCTAAATGGGCATCTGTCACCTTGCCATGCACTTTGTGCCCATTTTGGTCTCATTCTGACAAGTGTGGAGCCCTACGGCTCCTTTGCATGATGGTCTGGCAGCGTGGCACTTCACGCTGTGATGTGTTAAAGGTGTTGGCACAGAGGGGTCTTTGCCCCGGTATTTTGGGGCTTTGCTGTTCAGGCAAGAAAGAAgccaggctgggaggggggtaaccagcatccctgctgccctggggccAGATCTGCTCCACTCAACCTCTTCTTATGtgttgcagaaaagaagaaggaaagaaaggataagaagaagaggaaggcaaGTACCTCTTCCTCTGAGACAGCATCTTCATCCACCGGCTCCTCCTcgtcttcctcttcctccagctcctcttctGATGACTCCAGTGACAGTGACTCCAAAACAAAGAAGCAGCGACATAGCAAAAAAAAGCGAGCAAAACCGAAAGACaaaaacaagaagaagaagaagaagagaatgaagaagaaatcaaaaaagAAGTCAAAGGAAAGGGCTAAGGAGGAGAAAGCCAAGGGAGAAGCGGTGCCCGGCCCCTCGCTGGAGCAGTGGCAGAAGGAGTCACTGGTGGACTCTGGACCAGGTAACAATAGTGTTTCCCTGCTGCTGAAGCCAGGGCACACAAGTGTCACGCTGGGGAAAGATGCTTGCATGTCCCCCTTCCTGGGACCCAAGCAAGGTGTCTGAGGGAATCAGGGCTGTGCACAGAGAGGAGCTCCTGACACTCTTCCCTCCTACGTACCGTGACCACCTTTGAGCCATACCAAGTAAACATAAGAAGCCACATTCAGAGATTCATTTGTGAAGTGTTTAGATGTAGTTCATAGACGTGAGCAGGGAACAAAGGTGCCAAATGGAAGGACACAGTCAGCAGTAACACACTGGCAAAGCTGGTACTGGCTTTGGGACGTGAAGCGGCCCTTGCTTTGTGTGGTTCATCACTGAACGCCAAGTACCGCCGGGAAGCTGGTGCGGCATGCGTGTCTCTTCATGTCAGGCATGGTGCTGTGTCCCTTGGCCAGGAGCTGGCCCCACGAGCATGGCTCTGACTAACTgatgcatttcagttttgacagATGAACAAAAATCCCGAATTCAGGCTATGAAGCCAATGACAAAGGAAGAATGGGATGCAAGGCAGAGTGTCATAAGGAGAGTCGTGGATCCTGAAACGGGGAGAACAAGGTATGATCCCTGGGGAAAAGGGAGGCAGGTTGTCCATCTCCATCCATGTTGTATGGGTTGGAGTCCTGGAGGATGCCCATCTATGGCACTACGGTACCATGCATGGACCCAGGTCCCCTTCAGGAGCAAAGGCCTGAGCCGATCCCTTGCAGATCCCCTCCCGTCAGACCTGGTGTAACTTACTCAGAAAGTGACGTTTGACACCAAATTATCGAATTGTGCTGGGGCTCCATGCAAGGGGCACTGGGCTGCGTCCCAGCCAGGAGCTGTGGGACACAGACACCAGAgcaccctgctgctggaggcagaagGTTCGTTCCTTGCGCTGTGAAGAGTTTGGTTTCATCCATTAAATGGGACTCTGCAACCTGGGGCAGAACAGGAGCCAGAGGGGTGACCGACACCTCCTCACCCCACTGCTTCACGCACTTGCCTTTCAGCTCTGAAGCACTCAGCCCTGCTTAGCACCTGGGTGCAAGTGAGGAGGCAGTGTGTGCCCTTTAGGGTTACAGCCAACAATCAAACCAAAGTTCGTTTAGCTGCCAAATAGAAATGACCCAGTTTTTAATAAACTGCATCTTctcagcaagcagaaaacatcATGCTGAAAAGAATTGGGTATGACAAGCCCAGTCTTAAAATAGAAGGCAGCCTGCAGGGCTCAGGGAGGTGTGGAACAAAGGTCGGTTCCCTGTAAGGCACGTAATGAAGACAATTAAATTTCTGTTCATGTTTGGAGGTGTGAGCTGCCTCCGATACTGCTTGGAATTTGCTCAGCAAGATGCTCCCCAGTCTGGCTGCCTTTCAGGCCCAAACCGGGTCCTGTTTCTGAATGGCTTTGCAGTTTCCTGGGGCAGCCAGGACCAGACCTGAACTCTGTGTGAAAAAAGAATGAGGTTTTTGCAGGGGTTGGGGCCACTGCTGTTGACAGCAAAGCCTGTGGATGGTGGGGTGGCAGGAGATGCTTTTATTATGAGTGTTTTCTCCCACTGTGTGCAAGCACGACTGGCTCTGCACACAGCCTGGGGCAGGGATGGCTGGCCCCTGCAGGGGGATGCTGATTTCTCAGGGGACCACACCTGTCCTTGCTGTGGCATGCTGACATTAATCCCACAAGAGCAGTGGAAAGCCTGCTGTGCTATTTAAGCTTGATAAGGCCAAAAAAAGGTCACATAATGCAACTTCACAGATAGGTCGTCACTGGTCTTGCCTAGAGGTGCATCAGCCCAGCAAGTACGGCTGtgagggagctggtggctgCGTGCCTGAGCTGGGGCACAACAGCAGCCCTTGgggttggggctgggggggggtcatTGCCTTCTGTGGCTGAGAAACAGCATGGCTTGTGGGAATTTGCCAGTATCCCTCACGGCTTGCAGGCCTGTTCTTTTCCAGGCTTATTAAAGGAGACGGTGAAGTACTGGAAGAAATTGTCAGCAAGGAGAGACACAAGGAGATTAACAAGGTAGTGGGGACTTGCCACCAGCACGAGCTGCCGGTGGGTGGGTGGGCgcagctggggagctgctgcacCCAGAGGTGTTGTCTTACCTCCCTGGGGACCCCACTGACTCTACCGGGGCAAACTGAGCCCTGGCAGCTCCACAGGGGCCCCCgggggtgggtgctggtggTCCTTCATCCTTGGGCAGGCAATGCTGTGAGTACCCGCGTCTCTCCCTTTGCAGCAAGCCACCCGGGGGGATGGGCTGGCCTTCCAGGTGAGGACGGGGATGCTGCCGTGAGCGCGCAGGCGCCAGCCATGCTGGAagcctgtcctgctgctggtgcCAGCGCAGGCATGAGCCTCTGTCTCCGGACGATGCAGACAGCACCACATCAAGATGCTTCCCCAGGGGCAGTTTCCAGCCATTCTGTAAGTTACTGACTGGGAAGGAGAGTGACTTTAACGGTTCATCGCCCAGTAAAcagcttctcccctccctctcctgaCCTGAGCCAGTGTGGCTGTAACGCATTTAGACCTACTTGCTCCGATGCCCCTTTCAAGGCCGGAGGAGGTCAGCAGCACCCAGGGCACAGGCTTGCTGGTGCCGAGCACCTAGAGGTGCTGCTGCCCCTCAGCTCTGGGCTCTGGTGGGCAGGAGCCAGCACGGCGGCCAAGACAGGGTATGTGCTGGGGCTGCAAAATATGTAGCTGGCTGCCACTTCCTTCCCTTCAGGGGATGCTCTTGGCCCCTTCCTTGCTGGATCTGCATGCCCTGTGCTTACCTGGTGCTGCAGGCTCGCAGGCCCTTTGCACTCGCCCACCCCACTGAAAGaggagcagctgtgctgctgcgtggctctgctcaggctgcagctctcctctgcACCTTCAAGTGCCACCCTCCGCTGCGCCCCAGGGGCTTTACTCAGCCTTTCGCAGCTTCATCTCAtcgggtggtgctggggggacCGCTGACCTGGCACGCCGTGCTGGGGTGTGGGCAGGCATGCTTTGCAGAGGGGTGGCTTTGCCTTGCTGTCTGTTCCTGCATGCGACTTGTGTCCCTTCCCTACAGCGCAGGCCCCGGGCAGCATTAGGGCTGGGGGCTTCTCAGGGCCTGTGCCCACAGCCGCTGTGAAGCAAAGAGCTCGCCTTTCCCCCACTGCAAAGTCCATAAATCtacaaactgttaaaaaaaaaaaccaaaggacaAATGTATTAAAGGACAAATAGGTTCTGCAGGACTGATCTGTGCGGAGGGTTTCCACATTCTGTTCATCACTGTAACCCCATTAAACTGGCGCCTGCTCACATCTTGGGTTTTGCAACTTGTCTGTTTCTAGagtctccaaaaaaaaaaaagcagacagagaaGAGCCTTCCCATTTCTTTAATCTGTGTAACTCACAATGATACTGTACACAAAGCACACCCAGGCATTGGAACGATGCACTAAcagcaaggaggagaaggaagttgtACAGAAGGTTTGTCACACACAAGCGAGTCATCGGCACGGTACTGTACACACAGGGGCGGCGTACCCAGCGCAGCTGCCGGCGCCCTCGGGCATGCCCTCCGGTGgttccccacacacacatctgTTACCcctaaagcaattttttataaataaaatataactaaCATCGTTGGAATATAAAATTGACAGTCGAGGGTATCAACAGGCAGAGGGTGCTGAGGACAGGGAGGGGACCGTAAGGCTTCTAGAACTAATAGGAAATGCAGCAAACGGTGGCGATACCTGAAGAAGGGGCTGCTACAGCAAGCACGGCGGCTGCTGGGCGGAGCGGGAGTTTGTTAGTAACCCTTTGGCTAGTTACTGCTCTCGGCTCGCGTGTCGGACACTGTAAACGTTTTTGGTATTAGAATTTCGCCTCATCTGACTGACTGATCTAGCAAACCCAGGAAAACAACTCGGAGGGAATGCATGGgctcctctttttatttttaaaagactttaaagGGACAGCGTCAGGTAGAAAGTCTGGCCCAATAGTGCAGTAATacaaaaagatgctttttataaaaaatcCGAGCTCCACAGCAGAGTTTGATTCCCatggaaacaattaaaaaaaaaacaaaaaagactgaGGCAGCCTGTGCAGCGCGGGCTGCATTGTGCTAGTGTGCGAGAACAGGACGtgggctgcagcagaagcagcgcAACTGTTGCCAGTCGCACCGATGGCTGCCCAGACAACTGCGATAGGGAGGAGTACAAGAAACTTCGTATTCTTTCGTTTCAAAGCAACAAGTTATTTGTAACAAAGATAAATTAGGTCTGTAACCTGACAGTGCCCCTTTAGTAAGGATGGAATATACATTCATCTTTCCCTCACTGCATCCAGACGGATCCTCTTCCATACACGTGGAAAGGCATCAGGTCACATGCATTGCTCTCCAAAACAGCTTGGAACAAACAGGTTATAAACACAGAGTTAAACTATTGCTATTGTTCTTTGAGTGAGTAGCACGTTGATCTTTGCTTCAGAGAGATGAGTGCCAGATGGGGGCGGCTGAGGATAGATTGATGTAGACTATGATGGACTGAATCGGTGGAGAAAAACTTATTGGCATATTTCCTGGTAACTACACCCACCTCATCTGGTATTATTGCAGCAATAAAGGTCCTGCTCTACAATTGCTTCTCCGTGTTGGATCTGTACAACGGCAACAGATGGGGGGCCAGGGAAAGGACCCAGGCAAGTTTCAAGAAGCTCAACAAAGGATGAGGACGGAGGTGCTATGATTGTCAGTCTAACTGGTTAGTAGCTGTTTAAAACATGAAGTGATGGAGAGGTGAGTATAATATTGCACTTCTGCATTCATTGACAGTTACATTAAACTTGGTCcataaaataattgctttgtaCATAATGCCTGAAacaaaaagctacatttttaaatattaataaaccCTGAAGGTTCCAGTCCCtccagacattttttttcctctacataaataaataactttcaATTTTATATATCCACTTTTTATGTTGAACATTTACATTCGCCTCTGTTTTACACTATCTACACATAAGAAAATGTGAACATCTTGTCAGCATTGGAAAATGTACAGATCATGCCTTGGTTGTGGACTTGGAGGAAAGTTGAATTTTGCAAAGGCCATATCCAaatttgcagaaattattttgtgatgtGGTTTGGTGACTTCACAGGATGGATTGTGGCTTGGCTTCCTACTCAGATGGCATCTGTTTGATACAACATTTGACTAGCGAAAAGCTGGGACAATTCACGTTGTTTTTAAACCCAGTAAGCTCTGGATGTACATTCAGAGAGCTAAGCTGAGTCGGCAGAAAGGGAAGTCAGTTTTCGGTAACAAAAGTCATCAGATACATTCTGTAATTGAACAATTATCAAAGAGAAGTGGTTAAACATTTTGCAGTCAGGCTGCAAGATGTGGGAGATGCACTGGGCGGCGGGTGGGCAGTTGGGTTTGAGCGCTCCACAGGCTCGGATGCCGTTGGCAGCTCAGCACTatccctcctctgcctccgcTTCGACCCTCCAGCGCCACGAACATATGAGATCTGCCTTGGATGTCTGATGAGTTAGATTTGCCTACCGTGGCCCAGAGCCAATTAGCAGAGCAGCGTTCACAGTGCTGTGTATCTCAGTGCGGCCGTCCTGCACTTCATATTGAAACAGTTAATAAAATGAAGCAGCCAGTCTAAAAAATTCTTTGTTATAAATAAGATCCTCATAAGTAGAAAGTGATATAAAGACAGgaaggtgtgtgtgggggaaaGCAGGGTTACACATAGTCAGGGAGCTCAGTAGGACTATAAAATCTCCACGTGAAGAGGCCAACTGGAGTCTATAAATGGGCACCCCGGATCCCCCCGGGGTGGATGCCCCTCCACCCCGGAAGGTGTG
Coding sequences within:
- the ARL6IP4 gene encoding ADP-ribosylation factor-like protein 6-interacting protein 4, whose product is MAHSQSRKRSRSRSKSKSRSRQERREKKRRKSSKDSHRGSRSPPRKRTSGSHRHKSSSAAAREEKKKERKDKKKRKASTSSSETASSSTGSSSSSSSSSSSSDDSSDSDSKTKKQRHSKKKRAKPKDKNKKKKKKRMKKKSKKKSKERAKEEKAKGEAVPGPSLEQWQKESLVDSGPVLTDEQKSRIQAMKPMTKEEWDARQSVIRRVVDPETGRTRLIKGDGEVLEEIVSKERHKEINKQATRGDGLAFQVRTGMLP
- the OGFOD2 gene encoding 2-oxoglutarate and iron-dependent oxygenase domain-containing protein 2 isoform X4, yielding MSAGRPFLACACFFSDNIFVGRYGLHVRYRDEGQLRRDHGRALRERGCRGEEDFRAALREDSFLAPDFLEIVSYCTSPDAHLHGLLRYIKSFSDKRIYRFPVFTEEFCQAFVDELENFEQSDMPKGRPNTMNNYGVLLNELGMDETFITPLREKYLQPITALLYPDVGGACLDSHKAFVVKYSLHEDLDLSSHYDNAEVTLNVSLGKDFTEGSLYFGDFSQEPTPVPKYIEIEHVVAQGLLHRGGQIHGALPIASGERWNLIIWMRSSAIRNRLCPMCNKKPELVEAEGFGDGFTETLDDDVPETVNLCSLW
- the OGFOD2 gene encoding 2-oxoglutarate and iron-dependent oxygenase domain-containing protein 2 isoform X5, with the translated sequence MPKGRPNTMNNYGVLLNELGMDETFITPLREKYLQPITALLYPDVGGACLDSHKAFVVKYSLHEDLDLSSHYDNAEVTLNVSLGKDFTEGSLYFGDFSQEPTPVPKYIEIEHVVAQGLLHRGGQIHGALPIASGERWNLIIWMRSSAIRNRLCPMCNKKPELVEAEGFGDGFTETLDDDVPETVNLCSLW
- the OGFOD2 gene encoding 2-oxoglutarate and iron-dependent oxygenase domain-containing protein 2 isoform X3, with product MSAGRPFLACACFFSDNIFVGRYGLHVRYRDEGQLRRDHGRIEAEVQRRKQLIHQSVERKAIISKCYKRKHPEVYILQDSFLAPDFLEIVSYCTSPDAHLHGLLRYIKSFSDKRIYRFPVFTEEFCQAFVDELENFEQSDMPKGRPNTMNNYGVLLNELGMDETFITPLREKYLQPITALLYPDVGGACLDSHKAFVVKYSLHEDLDLSSHYDNAEVTLNVSLGKDFTEGSLYFGDFSQEPTPVPKYIEIEHVVAQGLLHRGGQIHGALPIASGERWNLIIWMRSSAIRNRLCPMCNKKPELVEAEGFGDGFTETLDDDVPETVNLCSLW